A portion of the Streptomyces sp. NBC_01335 genome contains these proteins:
- a CDS encoding HGxxPAAW family protein, whose product MSAHGDVDLGHTLAGWTGTALAVVGVTGAGAAVCAAFPFGVVLAGAVTVAAGVVAWLLHLAGWGKPSGPRPPEEWSWRVRDTRARTGHPDCLGCRMAGRRTAPAGEASVPVADALTC is encoded by the coding sequence ATGAGCGCACACGGTGATGTCGACCTCGGCCACACCCTGGCGGGATGGACCGGAACGGCCCTCGCGGTCGTCGGCGTCACGGGCGCCGGAGCCGCGGTCTGCGCGGCCTTTCCGTTCGGCGTGGTGCTGGCCGGGGCGGTGACCGTCGCCGCGGGCGTCGTCGCCTGGCTCCTGCATCTCGCGGGCTGGGGCAAGCCCAGCGGCCCCCGTCCCCCGGAGGAGTGGAGCTGGCGCGTACGTGACACGCGGGCCCGGACGGGGCACCCGGACTGCCTCGGCTGCCGGATGGCCGGGCGCCGGACGGCCCCGGCCGGGGAAGCCTCCGTACCCGTGGCCGACGCTCTGACCTGCTGA
- a CDS encoding purine-cytosine permease family protein — MTGSITEIETYGVERIPDGDRTARPIDLFRLAFGGANTFATCVLGAFPILFGLSFWQGLAATVLGLVAGALLLAPMALFGPANGTNNAVSSSAHLGVHGRVVGSFLSLLTAVAFFSISVWSSGDALVGGAHRLVHVPESDVSYGIAYAIFAVLVLAVCVYGFRFMLLVNKIAVMAASALFVLGAFAFLGDFDPGYAGSFASTADPLFWPSFIGAALIVLSNPVSFGAFLGDWSRYIPAGASRRRVMGAAFLAQVATLLPFLFGLATASIIATKAAEYVDPAAPNYVGGLLAVSPGWYFLPLCLIALIGGLSTGTTSLYGTGLDFSSVFPRFSRVQATFFIGVLSIAFIFVGRFALNLAQSISTFATLIITCTAPWMVVMALGYVTRRGWYDPDALQVFNRRQRGGRYWFAHGWNGRGMASWLVSAVVALLFTNLPGQFVGPLGDLANGADISLPVGLVLAAVIYLALLTLFPEPRAVYGPAGPRFVRAADTGVPPITGGPEERMAPAAAAG, encoded by the coding sequence GTGACCGGCTCGATCACCGAAATCGAGACCTATGGGGTCGAGCGGATCCCGGACGGGGACCGCACGGCCCGCCCGATCGATCTGTTCCGTCTCGCCTTCGGCGGTGCCAACACGTTCGCGACGTGCGTCCTCGGCGCCTTCCCCATCCTCTTCGGCCTCTCCTTCTGGCAGGGCCTCGCCGCCACCGTCCTCGGCCTGGTCGCCGGGGCGCTGCTGCTGGCGCCCATGGCCCTCTTCGGCCCGGCGAACGGAACCAACAACGCCGTCTCCTCCTCCGCCCACCTGGGCGTGCACGGACGCGTCGTCGGCTCCTTCCTCTCGCTGCTGACGGCCGTCGCCTTCTTCTCGATCTCGGTCTGGTCCTCCGGCGACGCCCTCGTGGGCGGAGCGCACCGGCTCGTCCACGTCCCCGAGTCCGACGTCTCGTACGGCATCGCCTACGCGATCTTCGCCGTCCTCGTGCTGGCCGTCTGCGTCTACGGCTTCCGCTTCATGCTGCTGGTCAACAAGATCGCCGTGATGGCCGCCTCCGCGCTCTTCGTGCTCGGCGCCTTCGCCTTCCTGGGCGACTTCGACCCCGGTTACGCGGGTTCCTTCGCCTCGACCGCCGATCCGCTGTTCTGGCCCTCGTTCATCGGGGCGGCGCTGATCGTGCTCTCCAACCCGGTCTCCTTCGGCGCCTTCCTCGGTGACTGGTCCCGATACATCCCGGCCGGAGCGTCCCGCCGCCGGGTGATGGGCGCCGCGTTCCTCGCCCAGGTCGCCACCCTGCTGCCGTTCCTCTTCGGACTGGCCACCGCGTCGATCATCGCCACCAAGGCCGCCGAGTACGTCGACCCGGCCGCCCCGAACTACGTCGGCGGACTGCTCGCCGTCTCGCCGGGCTGGTACTTCCTGCCGCTCTGCCTGATCGCCCTCATCGGCGGCCTCTCCACCGGCACCACCTCGCTCTACGGCACCGGCCTCGACTTCTCCAGCGTCTTCCCGCGCTTCAGCCGCGTCCAGGCCACCTTCTTCATCGGCGTGCTCTCCATCGCCTTCATCTTCGTCGGCCGCTTCGCGCTGAACCTCGCCCAGTCCATCTCCACCTTCGCCACGCTGATCATCACCTGCACCGCCCCGTGGATGGTCGTCATGGCGCTGGGTTACGTCACCCGGCGCGGCTGGTACGACCCCGACGCGCTCCAGGTCTTCAACCGCCGCCAGCGCGGCGGCCGGTACTGGTTCGCCCACGGCTGGAACGGGCGCGGCATGGCGTCCTGGCTGGTCTCCGCCGTCGTCGCCCTCCTCTTCACCAACCTGCCCGGCCAGTTCGTCGGCCCGCTCGGTGACCTCGCGAACGGCGCGGACATCTCCCTGCCGGTCGGTCTCGTCCTCGCCGCGGTGATCTACCTCGCGCTGCTCACACTCTTCCCCGAGCCCCGCGCGGTCTACGGCCCCGCCGGCCCCCGCTTCGTCCGCGCAGCCGACACGGGGGTCCCGCCCATCACCGGCGGCCCCGAGGAGCGGATGGCGCCCGCGGCCGCCGCGGGCTGA
- a CDS encoding DUF4032 domain-containing protein, whose translation MALQISATNPEHPALLLELPWHLPLEEWPEKYLVPLPRGISRHVVRYARAGADVIAVKELAERPAVREYDQLRTLDRLGIPAVDPLAVVTGRAGADGEPLEPVLITRHLNGSLPYRSMFETTMRPSTVHRLMDALAVLLVRLHLVGFAWGDCSLSNTLFRRDAGAYAAYLVDAETGETHERLSDGQREYDIDLARVNISGEMLDLEAAGALHPSVDPIAFGAEISRRYTALWQELTRTSVYPAGKYHYIERRVRRLNDMGFDVAEMQIVNSPDGDTVTFVPKVVDAGHHQRQLLRLTGLDTEENQARRLLNDLESWMATQDDYAPGDPLGARTEVLAHRWVRDQFRPTVRAVPLDLRGSMDPAELYHELLEHRWFLSERAQHDIGLQAAVADYTATRLPLAETPGTPGETAGE comes from the coding sequence ATGGCTTTGCAGATCAGCGCCACCAACCCGGAACACCCCGCACTCCTCCTGGAGCTGCCGTGGCACCTGCCGCTGGAGGAGTGGCCGGAGAAGTACCTCGTACCGCTGCCGCGCGGCATCTCCCGGCACGTGGTGCGCTACGCCCGCGCCGGGGCCGACGTGATCGCCGTCAAGGAGCTCGCCGAGCGCCCGGCCGTACGCGAGTACGACCAGCTCCGCACCCTCGACCGGCTCGGGATACCCGCGGTCGACCCGCTCGCCGTGGTCACCGGACGGGCCGGGGCCGACGGGGAGCCGCTGGAGCCCGTACTGATCACCCGGCACCTCAACGGCTCGCTGCCCTACCGCTCGATGTTCGAGACCACGATGCGCCCGTCCACCGTGCACCGGCTGATGGACGCCCTCGCGGTCCTGCTCGTCCGGCTGCACCTCGTCGGATTCGCGTGGGGCGACTGCTCGCTCTCCAACACCCTCTTCCGGCGCGACGCGGGCGCCTACGCCGCCTACCTCGTGGACGCCGAGACCGGGGAGACCCACGAGCGGCTGAGCGACGGCCAGCGGGAGTACGACATCGACCTCGCCCGCGTCAACATCAGCGGCGAGATGCTCGACCTGGAGGCGGCCGGAGCGCTCCATCCCTCGGTGGACCCGATCGCGTTCGGCGCCGAGATCTCCCGGCGGTACACCGCGTTGTGGCAGGAGCTGACCCGTACCTCCGTCTACCCGGCGGGCAAGTACCACTACATCGAGCGACGGGTGCGCCGGCTCAACGACATGGGCTTCGACGTGGCCGAGATGCAGATCGTCAACTCGCCGGACGGCGACACCGTCACCTTCGTGCCCAAGGTCGTCGACGCCGGCCACCACCAGCGCCAGCTGCTGCGGCTGACCGGGCTCGACACCGAGGAGAACCAGGCGCGGCGGCTCCTCAACGACCTGGAGAGCTGGATGGCCACCCAGGACGACTACGCCCCCGGCGACCCGCTCGGGGCGCGTACCGAGGTGCTCGCGCACCGGTGGGTCCGCGACCAGTTCAGGCCCACGGTCCGGGCCGTCCCGCTCGATCTGCGGGGCTCCATGGACCCGGCCGAGCTCTACCACGAGCTGCTGGAGCACCGGTGGTTCCTCTCCGAGCGCGCCCAGCACGACATCGGCCTGCAGGCCGCCGTGGCGGACTACACCGCCACCAGGCTTCCCCTGGCCGAGACGCCCGGAACCCCCGGGGAGACCGCCGGCGAGTAG
- a CDS encoding DUF6381 family protein, producing MSGADEPAKLARQMRDKAQQLSEAAEKAKDPEERQRLADKARKMRDRSEQQSGMSSGDIYPQL from the coding sequence ATGAGCGGAGCGGACGAACCCGCCAAGCTGGCCCGCCAGATGCGGGACAAGGCCCAGCAGCTGAGCGAGGCCGCCGAGAAGGCGAAGGACCCCGAGGAACGGCAGCGCCTCGCGGACAAGGCCCGCAAGATGCGCGACCGCAGCGAGCAGCAGTCCGGAATGAGCAGCGGGGACATCTACCCGCAGCTGTAG
- a CDS encoding gamma-aminobutyraldehyde dehydrogenase, translating to MSTTFRNYIDGASVDAADGRTLDVVDPTTGDVYATSPLSGQADVDAAMAAAAAAFPVWRDTTPAVRQRALLRVADAMEARADELVATESRDTGKPLHLTRSEELDPAIDQIRFFAGAARMLEGRSAGEYMEGMTSIIRREPVGVCAQVAPWNYPLLMAVWKFAPALAAGNAVVIKPSDTTPASTALIAEIIGGVLAEMDLPLGVFNVVCGDRETGRMMVEHPTPAMASITGSVRAGMQVAASAAKDVKRVHLELGGKAPAVVFEDADLEKAVEDLIVGGFFNAGQDCTAATRVLVHESVHDAFVSALAAAAKGTKTGLPDDEDVLYGPLNNTNQLAQVSGFIDRLPAHATVEAGGHRVGDQGFFWAPTVVSGLRQDDEIIQNEVFGPVMTVQSFADEAQALEFANGVEYALASSVWTKDHARAMRMSKNLDFGCVWINSHMALVAEMPHGGFKKSGYGKDLSAYGFEDYTRIKHVMTAL from the coding sequence ATGAGCACCACGTTCCGCAACTACATCGACGGCGCATCCGTGGACGCGGCGGACGGTCGCACCCTCGACGTGGTGGACCCCACCACCGGTGACGTCTACGCGACCTCGCCGCTCTCCGGCCAGGCCGACGTCGACGCCGCCATGGCCGCCGCCGCGGCGGCGTTCCCGGTGTGGCGCGACACCACCCCCGCCGTGCGCCAGCGCGCCCTGCTCAGGGTCGCCGACGCGATGGAGGCACGGGCCGACGAGCTCGTCGCCACCGAGAGCCGCGACACCGGCAAGCCGCTCCACCTGACCCGGAGCGAGGAGCTCGACCCCGCCATCGACCAGATCCGCTTCTTCGCGGGCGCCGCGCGGATGCTGGAGGGCCGCTCCGCCGGCGAGTACATGGAGGGCATGACCTCCATCATCCGGCGCGAGCCGGTCGGCGTCTGCGCCCAGGTCGCCCCCTGGAACTACCCGCTGCTGATGGCGGTCTGGAAGTTCGCCCCGGCCCTGGCCGCCGGCAACGCCGTCGTGATCAAGCCCTCCGACACCACGCCCGCCTCCACCGCGCTGATCGCCGAGATCATCGGCGGCGTGCTGGCGGAGATGGACCTGCCGCTCGGCGTCTTCAACGTCGTCTGCGGCGACCGCGAGACCGGCCGCATGATGGTGGAGCACCCGACCCCCGCGATGGCCTCGATCACCGGTTCCGTCCGGGCCGGCATGCAGGTCGCCGCCTCGGCGGCCAAGGACGTCAAGCGGGTCCACCTGGAGCTCGGCGGCAAGGCCCCCGCGGTCGTCTTCGAGGACGCGGACCTGGAGAAGGCCGTGGAGGACCTCATCGTCGGCGGCTTCTTCAACGCGGGCCAGGACTGTACGGCTGCGACCCGGGTGCTCGTCCACGAGTCGGTGCACGACGCGTTCGTGTCGGCGCTGGCGGCGGCGGCCAAGGGCACGAAGACGGGCCTGCCGGACGACGAGGACGTGCTCTACGGCCCGCTCAACAACACCAATCAGCTCGCCCAGGTCAGCGGGTTCATCGACCGCCTCCCGGCGCACGCCACCGTCGAGGCGGGCGGCCACCGCGTCGGCGACCAGGGCTTCTTCTGGGCGCCGACCGTCGTCTCCGGGCTGCGCCAGGACGACGAGATCATCCAGAACGAGGTCTTCGGCCCCGTCATGACGGTGCAGTCCTTCGCCGACGAGGCCCAGGCCCTGGAGTTCGCCAACGGTGTCGAGTACGCGCTCGCCTCCTCGGTGTGGACCAAGGACCACGCCCGCGCGATGCGGATGTCGAAGAACCTCGACTTCGGCTGCGTCTGGATCAACAGCCACATGGCGCTGGTCGCCGAGATGCCGCACGGCGGGTTCAAGAAGTCCGGCTACGGCAAGGACCTCTCCGCGTACGGCTTCGAGGACTACACCCGGATCAAGCACGTCATGACCGCCCTCTGA
- a CDS encoding nuclear transport factor 2 family protein: MSDTPGHQDGHEDGHEDVRAAADALVAAFAEGRLDDYFGAFAPDATFVFHTTPQRLASTAEYRALWQRWVEEDDFRVLACTSTERLIQHFGDTAVFSHDVETRIATFSGEETLLERETIVFARASEGRWPAVHEHLSARTTV, encoded by the coding sequence ATGAGCGACACCCCCGGACACCAGGACGGACACGAGGACGGACACGAGGACGTGCGGGCCGCCGCCGACGCACTCGTCGCGGCCTTCGCGGAAGGCCGCCTCGACGACTACTTCGGCGCCTTCGCCCCGGACGCGACCTTCGTCTTCCACACCACCCCGCAGCGGCTGGCCTCCACGGCCGAGTACCGTGCCCTGTGGCAGCGATGGGTGGAGGAGGACGACTTCCGCGTGCTGGCCTGCACCTCCACCGAACGTCTGATCCAGCACTTCGGGGACACCGCGGTCTTCAGCCACGACGTGGAGACCCGGATCGCCACCTTCTCGGGCGAGGAGACGCTGCTGGAGCGCGAGACGATCGTCTTCGCCCGCGCGTCCGAAGGCCGCTGGCCCGCCGTCCACGAGCACCTGTCCGCCCGTACCACCGTCTGA
- a CDS encoding MarR family transcriptional regulator: MEGKPRPDASAEQAMQRMDQFVALSLVGQSDVAQSLGLNVTDLTCLGHILGAGPDALTAGDLAERADLTTGAITGVLNRLERAGFARRQPDPGDRRRVRIVADESAAGRVVAVYEPFYRRLTALFADYSPEETAVLADWFTRAADEMRAHLAALRG; this comes from the coding sequence GTGGAGGGCAAGCCCCGCCCCGACGCCTCGGCCGAGCAGGCAATGCAGCGCATGGACCAGTTCGTCGCGCTGAGCCTCGTCGGCCAGAGCGACGTCGCCCAGTCGCTGGGGCTCAACGTCACGGATCTGACCTGCCTCGGGCACATCCTCGGGGCGGGCCCCGACGCGCTGACCGCCGGCGACCTCGCCGAACGCGCCGACCTCACGACCGGCGCCATCACCGGCGTGCTCAACCGGCTGGAGCGCGCGGGATTCGCCCGCAGGCAGCCCGACCCCGGCGACCGCCGACGGGTCCGGATCGTCGCCGACGAGTCCGCTGCGGGCCGGGTGGTCGCGGTGTACGAGCCCTTCTACCGACGGCTGACAGCCCTCTTCGCCGACTACTCGCCCGAGGAGACCGCGGTGCTCGCGGACTGGTTCACGCGAGCCGCGGACGAGATGCGCGCCCACCTCGCCGCATTGCGGGGCTGA